The Pleuronectes platessa chromosome 10, fPlePla1.1, whole genome shotgun sequence genome contains a region encoding:
- the LOC128450154 gene encoding sialic acid-binding Ig-like lectin 5 — protein MEAQTVKWLVLLALIKHVSTSPFKLEPGGLLATEGSCFEIKCQVTEDVDDHDANWFWMKDRLWVEKDKDCTSTVIYSTNNSTRPVSPDFANRVNYIGSPSSSWQNANSAGAKPLCSILICDLRRSDSGNYSLTFEGRDRWSSEEVTLNVTVNRCPLTFEGPAAVVESHVVTLTCSTLSPCPLRPHIQDVTQIDQTQVTGSHQDNERTTTTFSFTASRQDDGRVFSCQTQDNKDKYLIRNIKVTVKYPPTEPKLSMSSEVTEGQTITINCTVESFPQSTLTLMKTYPNPQALIITEENLYSRPINSLSHTFTVTSSDAGWYFCRAQNTEGSKDSEQKELVVKCECFSCGFLF, from the exons ATGGAGGCTCAGACAGTCAAGTGGTTGGTTCTTCTGGCCCTAATAAAAC ATGTTTCTACAAGTCCCTTTAAACTAGAACCTGGTGGGCTGCTGGCTACTGAGGGATCCTGCTTTGAAATTAAATGCCAAGTCACAGAAGATGTTGATGATCATGATGCAAACTGGTTTTGGATGAAAGATAGACTATGGGTCGAAAAGGATAAAGACTGTACATCCACTGTCATTTACAGCACAAACAACTCGACACGTCCGGTCAGTCCTGACTTTGCAAACAGAGTGAATTACATCGGTTCTCCATCTTCAAGTTGGCAGAATGCTAACTCTGCCGGGGCGAAGCCACTGTGCAGTATTTTGATCTGTGACCTGAGAAGAAGTGACAGCGGAAATTACTCTTTGACATTCGAAGGGAGGGACAGATGGTCATCTGAAGAAGTGACCCTCAACGTTACGG TAAACCGATGCCCGCTCACTTTTGAGGGACCAGCTGCTGTGGTGGAGTCCCACGTGGTCACACTCACATGCTCCACTTTAAGTCCATGTCCTTTAAGACCTCACATTCAAGATGTGACTCAGATCGACCAGACACAGGTCACAGGCTCTCATCAGGATAATGAAAGAACCACCACCACCTTCAGCTTTACAGCCAGCAGGCAGGATGATGGGAGGGTGTTTTCATGCCAAACACAGGACAACAAGGACAAATATTTGATCCGgaatattaaagtcactgtTAAAT acccgcccactgagcctaaactgtctatgagctctgaggtcacagaaggtcagaccatcaccatcaactgcactgttgaaagtttcccacagtcaactctcaccttgatgaagaCCTACCCAAATCCTCAGGCGTTAATAATCACTGAAGAAAATCTGtattcacgacccatcaactctctctcccacacgtttactgtgacttcatccgacgctggctggtacttctgccgtgcccagaacactgagggctcaaaggacagcgAGCAGAAGGAGTTGgttgtgaaatgtgagtgtttcagctgcggctttctgttttaa